The Arachis hypogaea cultivar Tifrunner chromosome 14, arahy.Tifrunner.gnm2.J5K5, whole genome shotgun sequence genome has a segment encoding these proteins:
- the LOC112798288 gene encoding uncharacterized protein isoform X2: MAGLAVSSGSHEPAAKVLRRILESPGVHLGPACFDGLSAKLIEGAGFSYCFTSGFSISAARLGLPDTGLISYGEMLDQGRLLTEAVSIPIIGDADNGYGNPINLKRTVKGFIRAGFAGILLEDQVSPKACGHTRGRKVVSLQEAVIKIKAAVDARAEIGSDIVIVARTDARQAVSLDEALLRTKAFADAGADVLFIDALASVEEMRAFCQVSPHIPKMANMLEGGGKTPILTPQQLEDIGYKIVVYPLSLIGVSIRAMQDALAALKGGRIPPPESMPSFEEIKDIVGFNTYYEEEKRYVTGASSEGDISRDPSSGVRPQTLRVKVADKDGLEKLDLRIPAGSLDGLTTIVPALAGVNIKELVDDVVEGNGGKKLLDFSDSMDERIQVFLE; encoded by the exons CG AGCCGGCGGCGAAGGTGCTCCGGAGAATCCTGGAGAGCCCGGGGGTGCACCTAGGGCCAGCATGTTTCGATGGTCTGAGTGCGAAGCTGATAGAAGGCGCAGGGTTCTCGTATTGCTTCACGAGCGGATTCTCGATATCGGCTGCGAGGTTGGGGTTGCCAGACACTGGGCTGATCTCTTACGGTGAAATGTTGGATCAAGGCCGCCTCCTTACTGAAGCTGTCTCCATCCCTATCATTGGCGACGCTGACAACGGCTATGGCAATCCCATCAACCTCAAGCGAACCGTCAAGGGCTTCATCCGAGCTGGTTTTGCCGGAATCCTTCTTGAGGATCAGGTCTCTCCCAAAGCATGCGGCCACACACGGGGAAGGAAGGTGGTTTCCCTGCAAGAGGCTGTCATCAAGATTAAAGCCGCCGTCGACGCCAGAGCTGAGATCGGCTCTGATATTGTCATCGTTGCTCGCACTGATGCTCGCCAGGCTGTCTCCCTTGACGAAGCCCTCCTCAGGACTAAGGCTTTTGCAGATGCTGGAGCCGATGTTCTCTTCATTGATGCACTTGCTTCTGTTGAAGAGATGCGAGCTTTTTGTCAGGTTTCTCCTCACATTCCAAAAATG GCCAATATGCTTGAAGGTGGAGGCAAGACACCAATACTCACTCCTCAGCAACTTGAAGACATTGGTTATAAAATTGTTGTTTATCCTCTTTCCTTGATTGGTGTCTCTATTCGAGCAATGCAG GATGCACTCGCTGCCCTTAAAGGAGGCCGCATTCCTCCTCCTGAAAGCATGCCGTCTTTTGAAGAAATCAAGGATATCGTAGGGTTCAACACCTATTATGAAGAAGAGAAGCGTTATGTCACAGGCGCTTCTTCAGAGGGAG ATATTTCAAGGGACCCTTCTTCTGGGGTGCGACCTCAGACGCTGAGAGTTAAAGTAGCTGACAAAGATGGGCTTGAGAAACTTGATCTCAGGATTCCT GCTGGATCTTTGGACGGGCTCACAACTATAGTTCCTG CTTTGGCTGGTGTGAACATCAAAGAACTGGTG
- the LOC112798288 gene encoding uncharacterized protein isoform X1: MAGLAVSSGSHVEPAAKVLRRILESPGVHLGPACFDGLSAKLIEGAGFSYCFTSGFSISAARLGLPDTGLISYGEMLDQGRLLTEAVSIPIIGDADNGYGNPINLKRTVKGFIRAGFAGILLEDQVSPKACGHTRGRKVVSLQEAVIKIKAAVDARAEIGSDIVIVARTDARQAVSLDEALLRTKAFADAGADVLFIDALASVEEMRAFCQVSPHIPKMANMLEGGGKTPILTPQQLEDIGYKIVVYPLSLIGVSIRAMQDALAALKGGRIPPPESMPSFEEIKDIVGFNTYYEEEKRYVTGASSEGDISRDPSSGVRPQTLRVKVADKDGLEKLDLRIPAGSLDGLTTIVPALAGVNIKELVDDVVEGNGGKKLLDFSDSMDERIQVFLE; encoded by the exons CG TAGAGCCGGCGGCGAAGGTGCTCCGGAGAATCCTGGAGAGCCCGGGGGTGCACCTAGGGCCAGCATGTTTCGATGGTCTGAGTGCGAAGCTGATAGAAGGCGCAGGGTTCTCGTATTGCTTCACGAGCGGATTCTCGATATCGGCTGCGAGGTTGGGGTTGCCAGACACTGGGCTGATCTCTTACGGTGAAATGTTGGATCAAGGCCGCCTCCTTACTGAAGCTGTCTCCATCCCTATCATTGGCGACGCTGACAACGGCTATGGCAATCCCATCAACCTCAAGCGAACCGTCAAGGGCTTCATCCGAGCTGGTTTTGCCGGAATCCTTCTTGAGGATCAGGTCTCTCCCAAAGCATGCGGCCACACACGGGGAAGGAAGGTGGTTTCCCTGCAAGAGGCTGTCATCAAGATTAAAGCCGCCGTCGACGCCAGAGCTGAGATCGGCTCTGATATTGTCATCGTTGCTCGCACTGATGCTCGCCAGGCTGTCTCCCTTGACGAAGCCCTCCTCAGGACTAAGGCTTTTGCAGATGCTGGAGCCGATGTTCTCTTCATTGATGCACTTGCTTCTGTTGAAGAGATGCGAGCTTTTTGTCAGGTTTCTCCTCACATTCCAAAAATG GCCAATATGCTTGAAGGTGGAGGCAAGACACCAATACTCACTCCTCAGCAACTTGAAGACATTGGTTATAAAATTGTTGTTTATCCTCTTTCCTTGATTGGTGTCTCTATTCGAGCAATGCAG GATGCACTCGCTGCCCTTAAAGGAGGCCGCATTCCTCCTCCTGAAAGCATGCCGTCTTTTGAAGAAATCAAGGATATCGTAGGGTTCAACACCTATTATGAAGAAGAGAAGCGTTATGTCACAGGCGCTTCTTCAGAGGGAG ATATTTCAAGGGACCCTTCTTCTGGGGTGCGACCTCAGACGCTGAGAGTTAAAGTAGCTGACAAAGATGGGCTTGAGAAACTTGATCTCAGGATTCCT GCTGGATCTTTGGACGGGCTCACAACTATAGTTCCTG CTTTGGCTGGTGTGAACATCAAAGAACTGGTG